The Streptomyces sp. 135 sequence CCTCCTGCTTGACCCCGGCGTCGTCGAGGGCGAGGCGGATGCCGCGCGCGATGCCGTCGCGGTCCGGCGCGGTGGGGTGGTTGGCGTCGCAGCTGAGGCCGTACCCGAGGACCTCGGCGTAGATGTGCGCGCCCCGCGCGAGCGCCGACTCCAGGCTCTCCAGGACGAGGATGCCCGCGCCCTCACCGGTGAGGATGCCCTGCCGGTCCTTGTCGAAGGGCCGCACCACGTCCGGGGTGAGCGCGCCGAACCTCTTGAAGAGGGCGAACGCCTTGCGGCACACGGCGTCGGCGCCGCCGCACAGCGCGATGTCGACGTCACCGGAGCGGATGGAGTCCAGTCCGTAGCCGATGGAGTAGTTGCCCGCCGCGCAGGCCGTGGTGATCGTCGTGGGCTCCACGTTCGGCATGCGCAGCTCGCGGGCGATCACGGTGGTCAGGCGGCCCGCGTTGATGCGGCGGGACAGGACCGGGTCCATCGCCTCGGGGTCGCCGGCGGCCAGCTCCTGCTCCAGGAGTACGGCGATGTCGTGCGACTCGCCGTCGGTCGTGCCGACGCTGATGACCGCCTGCCGCTCGCCCAGGTCGTCCTCGGTGAGCCCCGCGTCCTCCACGGCCATCCGCGCGGCGGCGACCGCGAACTGCCCGGCGCGGCCCATGTCGTCGAGCGGTACGTTGCGGATCCAGCGCTCCGGTTCGAAGTCGGGGACCTCGCAGGCGACGTTCTGGCCGAATCCCTCGGTGTCGAAGCGGGTGATCGGCCGTGCGCCGGAGCGGCCGGTGCGCAGCCCCTGCGCGTACTCCTCGAGGCCCGTGCCGATGCTGGAGATCGCCCCCATGCCGGTGAGGACGACCCTTCGGCGGTCCGTCGGCGCGGGGGCCTCGGACGCAGCCGGTGACTGTGCGGTGGACATGGAACTCCTTAAGCAGTGGGATGCCTGTGGGACGGGGCCAAGGCCCCGTCCCGCTCACCAGCCGGCGGCCTCGGCGGTCACCTGGTACGTGGCCTCCACGTTCACCATCTTGGGCAGCTCGTTCATGTCGATGTCGATGGAGTACTCCATCTCCAGGGCGCTGAGCACGTCGATGAGCTTCAGCGAGTCGGCGCCGAGCTCATCGACGAAAAGGGCCGTGTCCGAGATGCGTTCGACATCGACTTCGATGTTCTCGGCGATGATTTCCCGGATTCGTGAAAGTCTCTCCGGCGCAACTGTCGTCACGTTCGTTCCTCCGTTTTTGAGTTTCAGAGTGTTTCTCAATCGCTTCGCGATGAAAATTAGACAGCGTCGATGACGTCCAAGTGACCGTTCACTGACGGTCTTTGCGGGTCAGTTGCCGACGGCCTTGCGGAAGCCCCGGACGCTGCCGGTGACCGCGATGAGCAGCAGGACAGACAGGGTGATGGCGGTGACGAGGCCGGGGTGGTCGGCCGGGAATCCGCTGCCGGTCGCGCCCGCCGGATCATTGCCCCACAGCCTGCGGCACGTGGTGATGACCGAGGTGACGGGGTTCCATTCGGCGACCGGGCGCAGCCATCCCGGCAGGCCGCTCACACCGACGTACGCATTGGAAAGGAAGCTGAAGACGACAAGGACGAGCGCGCCCGTCCCGTCAATGGCCTCGACGTTCTTCTGCGTGGTTCCGAGCAGAATTCCGACCCACAGCATCGTGTAGATGAAGGCGAGCAGGACGCCGAATCCGGCGGCGGTGCGCAAGAAGCCCTCGTGCGGCCGCCAGCCGACGGCCAGGCCGACCAGCGAGACCACCGTCAGGCTGAACGCGCCGACCACCAGGTCCGACAGGGTGCGGCCGATCAGCACCGAGCTCGGCGCGATCGGCAGCGAGCGGAACCGGTCCACCAGG is a genomic window containing:
- a CDS encoding beta-ketoacyl-[acyl-carrier-protein] synthase family protein, which produces MSTAQSPAASEAPAPTDRRRVVLTGMGAISSIGTGLEEYAQGLRTGRSGARPITRFDTEGFGQNVACEVPDFEPERWIRNVPLDDMGRAGQFAVAAARMAVEDAGLTEDDLGERQAVISVGTTDGESHDIAVLLEQELAAGDPEAMDPVLSRRINAGRLTTVIARELRMPNVEPTTITTACAAGNYSIGYGLDSIRSGDVDIALCGGADAVCRKAFALFKRFGALTPDVVRPFDKDRQGILTGEGAGILVLESLESALARGAHIYAEVLGYGLSCDANHPTAPDRDGIARGIRLALDDAGVKQEEIDFISAHGTGTKANDRTESAAILDVYGDAPPRTVAVKSMLGHSMGAASALGAIACGLAIEHGFIPPTINHRETDPECPLDVVPNAAVEADVRIVQNNSSAFAGNNAILILGTYGERVRP
- a CDS encoding acyl carrier protein, with protein sequence MTTVAPERLSRIREIIAENIEVDVERISDTALFVDELGADSLKLIDVLSALEMEYSIDIDMNELPKMVNVEATYQVTAEAAGW
- a CDS encoding ABC transporter permease, which produces MTPTTTTTTTTTSTDGTADPDTGPADTARSAAGRPPGGAPVRPAESRGALLGYLGDSFALAGRHLTHLRRSPGRLVLVTMNPLVMLIAVGYIFRNSMNVPGGIAYEDFIMAGIAIQVGLTSVGPTAIGVALDLRHGLVDRFRSLPIAPSSVLIGRTLSDLVVGAFSLTVVSLVGLAVGWRPHEGFLRTAAGFGVLLAFIYTMLWVGILLGTTQKNVEAIDGTGALVLVVFSFLSNAYVGVSGLPGWLRPVAEWNPVTSVITTCRRLWGNDPAGATGSGFPADHPGLVTAITLSVLLLIAVTGSVRGFRKAVGN